The window CGGTAGTTGGAACGGTTGAATCCTTTACTCGTGCAGAAGTAAAGTCAGAAATTGGTGAAAAAGTTACTCAAATTTTTGTCAACTCAGGCGATTTAGTTACTATTAATCAACCCCTTTTCCAGCTGGATACTCGCGAATTGGAAATTAATCGTCAAAAAATTGAATCTCAACTGCTATCCGCTCAGGCAGAACTCGACAAGCTTCTTCAACAACCAAGCGAAGTAGACCTTAAACAAGCCGAAGCCAATTATCAGGAGGCTCTGATAGCTTTGGAAAATGCCCAACGAACACTTGAGCGTCATCGGGAATTATTTATTTCAGGAGGATTATCACAAGAACAATTAGAACAAAGTGAGGATCAAGTTATCCTGAAGGAACAAGCAGTTTATGTTTCTAAAGCTAAATTAGATGATCTTAAAGAACAGCCAAAAAAAGAAGATGTCGGAATCAGACGTGCCCATATTTCTGAAATTAAGGCAAGTTTAGAATCAATAAAAAACCAGTTAGAAGCATCATTGGTAAAATCACCAATTGCTGGAACTGTGATTGACATGAACGTCAAAGTGGGAGATATTATTCAAACCGGAAGCGCAACGACTACTAATATAACTGCAACTATTGATGATATGAGTACAATGAAAGTAGTCGTCCCTATCAATGAAATTGATGTTCCCCGTATTAAAGAAGGAATGAAAGCCAGGGTGATTCTTGACGCCCTTCCCGATAAGCCTTTTGATGGAGAGGTCGATTCTATCTCTTTTCTGGGAAAAATAACAGAAAATGTAGTTACTTACGATGCTACCGTTCTTATCCCCAATCCCAATCGCATTATTCGTCCAGAAATGACTGCTGATGTAGAAATAACCACTCAATATAAAGAGAATGCCACCATTATTCCTCTCGATGCTCTTATTGAAAAAGAGGGAAAGGGTTTTGTGCTAATTGCCAATCAAGAAGGTGAACCAACCGAAAGAGAAGTAAAAGTTGGAATTCGTAATGATAGTCAAGTAGAAATTATTGATGGTATTGAGGCAGGAGAGCAGCTTGCTCTTCCAATGGCAACAAACCGACGTACTCCCCCCGTTTCTATGGGGGGTCCTTTTGGTGGTGGAGGAAGGTAACCTCATGAATGTCTATGAAAGCTTAAGAACTTCAATCTCCAGTTTGGTATCCAATAAGCTTCGCTCCTTTCTTACCATGCTTGGTATTATTATTGGTGTATCTGCTGTTGTTTCTATGATATCACTTGGCACAGGGGTTAGAACCTCTATAGTAGATCAGATCGGAAGTTTAGGTTCTAATCTCTTAACTGTGGTTGGAGGAACGATGCGGCAACGGCCAGGTGCACCAATCATGATGAGGGGAATGTCGAATATTTTGAAGATTGAGCATTTTAGAGATCTTCAGACTGCTTCAATTCCAGGCATTCATTCTATTATCGCCGAATCTACTCTGCGACAGACAGTTGTCTATGGAAGAAATAATACATCGGTATCAATTGTTGGAACAACTGCCAATTATCCAACAGTTCGCAATTTCAACCCTTCTCTGGGGCGTTTTTTTAGTGATTATGACTATATCAATTTAAACAATTATGCGGTAATTGGCGACACTGTTGCCACCGACCTTTTTGAAGATATCAATACAGCTATTGGCAATAGAATCAGGATCGGTCGAGTGAGTTTTGAAGTGATTGGGGTTATGGAAAAGAAATCAATGGGCCCTCAAGATTTGGGAAATCAAATCTTTGTTCCTCTCACAACCCTTCAAAAAAGATTAACTGGCTCAAGATATA of the Candidatus Atribacteria bacterium ADurb.Bin276 genome contains:
- the macA_1 gene encoding Macrolide export protein MacA; this translates as MSKKGRKIIITLFILGVAFIAIWFIFLKNNVASSQKENAVTYKTIPVEIGKISNSISVVGTVESFTRAEVKSEIGEKVTQIFVNSGDLVTINQPLFQLDTRELEINRQKIESQLLSAQAELDKLLQQPSEVDLKQAEANYQEALIALENAQRTLERHRELFISGGLSQEQLEQSEDQVILKEQAVYVSKAKLDDLKEQPKKEDVGIRRAHISEIKASLESIKNQLEASLVKSPIAGTVIDMNVKVGDIIQTGSATTTNITATIDDMSTMKVVVPINEIDVPRIKEGMKARVILDALPDKPFDGEVDSISFLGKITENVVTYDATVLIPNPNRIIRPEMTADVEITTQYKENATIIPLDALIEKEGKGFVLIANQEGEPTEREVKVGIRNDSQVEIIDGIEAGEQLALPMATNRRTPPVSMGGPFGGGGR
- the macB_1 gene encoding Macrolide export ATP-binding/permease protein MacB gives rise to the protein MNVYESLRTSISSLVSNKLRSFLTMLGIIIGVSAVVSMISLGTGVRTSIVDQIGSLGSNLLTVVGGTMRQRPGAPIMMRGMSNILKIEHFRDLQTASIPGIHSIIAESTLRQTVVYGRNNTSVSIVGTTANYPTVRNFNPSLGRFFSDYDYINLNNYAVIGDTVATDLFEDINTAIGNRIRIGRVSFEVIGVMEKKSMGPQDLGNQIFVPLTTLQKRLTGSRYIQSITIQAYSAEDMNTISQSVEKFFLRKLGDIDRFTIMNQQDILDTINQVTGTITLFLGAITGISLLVGGIGIMNIMLVSVTERTREIGLRKAIGARPNDILFQFMVESSVLSCLGGILGIIFGTIGAKIIGNLTQWVTTVSFGSIVISFGVSLAVGLFFGILPARRASKLDPITALRYE